In Dyadobacter sp. NIV53, a single window of DNA contains:
- the lepA gene encoding translation elongation factor 4, which produces MKKIRNFCIIAHIDHGKSTLADRLLEFTKTVTQREMQAQLLDNMDLERERGITIKSHAIQMTYLYKGEEYTLNLIDTPGHVDFSYEVSRSIAACEGALLLVDASQGTEAQTISNLYLAINHDLMIIPVLNKIDLPGARPEEIKDEMVDLLGCTRSDIIPASGKEGIGIEEILNAIIERIPAPVGDPEAPLQALIFDSVFNSYRGIEVIFRVKNGSIKKGDRVKFMATGKEYNADEIGTLGLVQIPKQVVECGDVGYLISGIKVAKEVKVGDTFTHTNRPASEGIIGFSEVKPMVFAGIYPVDTTEFEELREAMEKLQLNDAALVWEPETSAALGFGFRCGFLGMLHMEIVQERLEREFDMTVITTVPSVQFRILNTKNQMLNISAPSEMPDSTHIKSIEEPFINAQIITKSDYIGPILNLCMDKRGILKNQVYLTADRVELQFKMPLAEVVFDFFDKLKTISRGYASLDYELAGYQESDMVKLDVMLNGEPVDALSAIVHRSKSYEWGKKLCEKLRELIPRQMFEIAIQAAIGQKIIARETVKAMRKDVLAKCYGGDISRKRKLLEKQKKGKKRMRQVGNVEIPQEAFMAVLKIS; this is translated from the coding sequence ATGAAGAAAATTCGTAATTTTTGTATTATCGCCCATATTGACCATGGGAAAAGCACACTGGCTGATCGTTTATTAGAATTCACTAAAACGGTAACGCAGCGTGAAATGCAGGCCCAGCTTTTGGACAATATGGATTTGGAACGCGAGCGCGGGATAACCATTAAGAGTCACGCCATCCAAATGACTTACCTCTACAAAGGAGAAGAATATACACTAAATCTTATTGATACTCCGGGACACGTCGATTTTTCATACGAAGTATCCCGTTCTATTGCAGCCTGTGAAGGTGCATTGCTATTAGTGGACGCGTCACAAGGAACAGAAGCGCAGACAATTTCCAATTTATACCTGGCGATCAATCATGACCTGATGATTATTCCGGTACTTAATAAAATAGATCTTCCAGGGGCAAGGCCTGAGGAAATAAAGGATGAAATGGTTGATCTTCTGGGTTGCACACGGTCGGATATTATCCCTGCAAGTGGCAAAGAAGGAATTGGAATTGAAGAAATCCTGAATGCCATTATAGAGCGCATTCCTGCACCGGTCGGTGACCCCGAAGCTCCTTTGCAGGCACTTATTTTTGATTCTGTTTTTAACTCTTACCGCGGTATTGAAGTTATTTTCCGTGTAAAGAACGGTAGTATAAAAAAAGGTGACCGTGTAAAATTCATGGCGACCGGTAAAGAATACAACGCAGACGAAATCGGAACATTAGGCTTGGTTCAAATTCCGAAGCAAGTCGTAGAATGCGGAGATGTAGGGTACCTGATCTCTGGTATCAAAGTAGCAAAGGAAGTGAAAGTAGGTGATACTTTCACGCATACTAACCGGCCTGCAAGTGAAGGAATTATTGGATTTTCGGAAGTAAAACCAATGGTTTTTGCGGGTATTTATCCTGTGGATACCACTGAATTTGAAGAGCTGCGCGAAGCTATGGAAAAACTTCAGCTGAACGACGCGGCCCTGGTTTGGGAACCGGAAACATCTGCTGCACTTGGCTTTGGATTCCGCTGCGGTTTCCTTGGCATGCTTCATATGGAAATTGTTCAGGAAAGGCTGGAACGGGAATTTGACATGACTGTGATCACAACGGTCCCGTCGGTTCAGTTCAGAATTCTGAACACAAAAAACCAGATGCTGAATATCAGTGCTCCGTCTGAAATGCCGGATTCTACGCATATCAAATCAATTGAAGAACCGTTTATCAATGCTCAGATCATTACCAAATCTGATTACATCGGCCCGATCCTCAACTTATGTATGGACAAGCGCGGAATCCTGAAAAACCAGGTTTATCTGACAGCAGACCGGGTAGAATTACAATTTAAAATGCCTTTGGCAGAAGTTGTATTTGACTTTTTTGATAAACTCAAAACCATTTCGCGGGGTTACGCTTCACTCGATTATGAGTTGGCAGGCTATCAGGAATCTGACATGGTGAAACTGGATGTGATGCTTAACGGCGAACCGGTAGATGCACTTTCTGCGATCGTTCACCGTTCCAAGTCATACGAATGGGGTAAAAAATTATGTGAGAAATTACGGGAATTAATTCCCCGCCAAATGTTTGAAATTGCAATTCAGGCAGCTATCGGACAAAAAATCATCGCACGTGAAACAGTTAAGGCCATGCGAAAGGATGTATTGGCAAAATGTTATGGCGGTGATATTTCCCGTAAACGTAAATTGCTCGAAAAGCAGAAAAAAGGAAAGAAACGCATGCGTCAGGTTGGGAACGTAGAGATTCCACAAGAGGCATTTATGGCTGTCTTGAAGATCAGTTAA
- a CDS encoding pyruvate dehydrogenase complex dihydrolipoamide acetyltransferase — MAEVIRMPKMSDTMEEGVIAEWHKKVGDKIKSGEIIAEVETDKATMDLESYYDGTLLYIGVQKGDAVPIDGIMAVVGNEGEDYKSLLEGSSENGKSNGAPEVKAESAPPVSTAAVETAAVETVTPDKEEKKPAPAAPAKSTEKINATVVRMPKMSDTMEEGTLVSWQKKVGDKVKSGDILAEVETDKATMELEAYEDGTLLYVGIKEGEAVPVDGIIAVIGEEGANVEALLARENGEAEPEAAAATGSSNGAPAPDASAEKAVSVADSGDRIKASPLAKKLADEKGINLSQVEGSGDNGRIVKRDVDEFKPAAKAEAPAAAPAAEQKQAAPASAPAATTPATGDFTDTPISQMRKTIARRLSDSIFTAPHFYVTMEIVMDKAMALRPQLNEVSPAKISFNDFVIKACAVALKQHPAVNSAWLGDKIRRYNYVNIGVAVAVDEGLLVPVIRDADKKTLSTISAEVKDLAGKAKDKKLQPKDWEGNTFSISNLGMFGVDEFTAIINPPDSCILAIGGIKKVAAFKEDGTVYPTNIMKVTISADHRVVDGALAAAFLNTVKKLLEEPMSMLV, encoded by the coding sequence ATGGCAGAAGTAATCCGTATGCCCAAGATGAGCGACACCATGGAAGAAGGTGTTATCGCAGAATGGCACAAAAAAGTTGGTGATAAAATCAAATCCGGTGAAATTATAGCTGAAGTCGAAACAGACAAAGCGACAATGGATCTTGAGTCATATTATGACGGTACGCTTCTATATATAGGCGTACAAAAAGGAGATGCAGTACCTATTGATGGTATTATGGCTGTTGTTGGCAACGAAGGAGAAGATTATAAGTCTTTACTGGAAGGTAGCAGCGAAAATGGTAAATCCAACGGCGCTCCGGAAGTAAAAGCAGAATCAGCTCCACCTGTTTCCACTGCCGCAGTGGAAACTGCCGCAGTGGAAACTGTAACGCCTGATAAAGAAGAGAAAAAACCTGCTCCGGCAGCACCTGCCAAATCAACCGAAAAGATAAATGCAACTGTCGTTCGTATGCCTAAAATGAGCGATACGATGGAAGAAGGAACTTTGGTGTCCTGGCAGAAAAAAGTTGGTGATAAGGTAAAATCAGGAGACATTCTGGCGGAAGTTGAAACCGACAAAGCCACAATGGAACTGGAAGCATATGAGGACGGAACGCTTCTGTATGTGGGTATAAAAGAAGGAGAAGCGGTACCGGTTGATGGTATCATAGCAGTAATAGGTGAAGAAGGAGCTAATGTAGAAGCATTGCTTGCACGTGAAAACGGAGAAGCAGAGCCAGAAGCAGCTGCGGCTACTGGCAGCAGTAATGGTGCTCCTGCACCGGATGCTTCAGCAGAAAAAGCGGTTTCTGTTGCAGATTCTGGTGACCGTATTAAAGCATCGCCTCTTGCCAAGAAACTTGCTGACGAAAAAGGAATTAATTTAAGCCAGGTAGAAGGAAGTGGTGACAACGGTCGTATCGTTAAACGCGATGTGGACGAGTTCAAACCTGCCGCAAAAGCAGAGGCTCCGGCAGCAGCTCCTGCAGCAGAGCAAAAACAAGCAGCTCCAGCAAGTGCACCTGCAGCCACTACACCGGCTACCGGCGACTTTACCGATACGCCGATTTCGCAAATGCGTAAAACCATAGCACGACGTTTGAGCGACAGTATATTTACTGCACCGCATTTCTATGTAACAATGGAAATTGTGATGGATAAAGCGATGGCTCTTCGTCCTCAGTTAAATGAAGTGAGCCCTGCTAAAATCTCTTTCAACGACTTTGTTATTAAAGCTTGTGCTGTTGCACTGAAACAACATCCTGCTGTAAACTCTGCATGGCTGGGCGATAAAATCAGAAGATACAATTACGTTAATATTGGTGTAGCCGTTGCCGTTGACGAAGGCTTGCTCGTTCCGGTAATCCGTGATGCCGACAAAAAAACGCTATCGACTATTTCAGCAGAAGTAAAAGATCTGGCTGGCAAAGCAAAAGATAAAAAATTACAGCCGAAGGACTGGGAAGGAAATACATTCTCCATCTCGAACCTGGGTATGTTTGGTGTGGACGAATTTACAGCCATCATCAATCCACCGGATTCTTGTATCCTTGCGATTGGAGGTATCAAAAAAGTAGCTGCTTTCAAAGAAGACGGAACAGTTTACCCAACAAATATCATGAAAGTAACGATTTCAGCTGATCATCGTGTTGTGGATGGAGCATTGGCTGCTGCTTTCCTGAATACGGTGAAGAAATTACTGGAAGAACCGATGAGTATGCTCGTTTAA